The following are from one region of the Halarcobacter sp. genome:
- a CDS encoding GGDEF domain-containing protein, producing the protein MYKISVNKELFKDILYKKATILEKETSLYWKKELLQPIIQEDRIKYTIKQLDKVTITNGLGEDKPQLIIECKKIDYSFKNDIFEFHFGKILEQKNTDIQEDYKDNLIEQLMREKALLEDKMHRDHLTDVYNRRKMEADLNIYINQNNSRDLCAVFVDADRFKGINDNFGHDTGDKVLSLLGEKLKKHAINLNGQVYRYGGEEFIILCFTNKDNLIHKLNDLREDIKSQRIYHLKKDISITVSMGISFYKDCKSKDEMIKKADNNVYKAKANGRDRIEFD; encoded by the coding sequence ATGTACAAGATTTCAGTAAACAAAGAACTTTTCAAAGATATTTTATATAAAAAAGCAACTATATTAGAAAAAGAAACATCACTATACTGGAAAAAAGAGTTATTACAACCTATTATTCAAGAAGATAGAATTAAATATACTATAAAACAGCTAGATAAGGTAACTATTACAAATGGTTTAGGTGAAGATAAGCCACAACTTATTATTGAGTGTAAAAAAATAGATTACTCTTTTAAAAATGATATATTTGAATTTCATTTTGGAAAAATTTTAGAACAAAAAAACACTGATATTCAAGAAGATTATAAAGATAATTTAATAGAGCAATTGATGAGAGAAAAAGCTTTATTAGAAGATAAAATGCATAGAGACCATTTAACTGATGTTTATAATAGAAGGAAAATGGAAGCAGATTTAAATATATATATTAATCAAAATAATAGTAGGGATCTTTGTGCTGTATTTGTTGATGCAGATAGATTTAAAGGGATAAATGATAACTTTGGTCATGACACTGGAGATAAGGTTTTATCTTTACTTGGTGAAAAACTAAAAAAACATGCGATAAATCTAAATGGACAAGTATATAGGTATGGTGGAGAAGAGTTTATTATTTTATGTTTTACAAATAAAGATAATTTAATTCATAAATTAAACGATTTAAGAGAAGATATTAAATCACAAAGAATTTATCATCTCAAAAAAGATATATCAATAACTGTTAGTATGGGTATTTCATTTTATAAAGATTGTAAATCAAAAGATGAAATGATTAAAAAAGCAGATAATAATGTTTATAAAGCAAAAGCTAATGGTAGAGATAGAATAGAGTTTGACTAA
- a CDS encoding c-type cytochrome — MKKLVMAAAIVSCSISFAGATELYTKCVQCHGANGEKVALGKSKIIKDMTKADFVAAMKGYKDGSYGGPMKAIMKPQAAGLSDADIQAIADFIVK; from the coding sequence ATGAAAAAATTAGTAATGGCAGCGGCGATTGTATCATGTTCTATCTCATTTGCAGGTGCAACTGAACTATATACAAAATGTGTACAATGTCATGGTGCAAATGGTGAAAAAGTAGCTTTAGGTAAATCTAAAATTATAAAAGATATGACAAAAGCTGATTTTGTTGCAGCAATGAAAGGTTACAAAGATGGTTCATACGGTGGACCAATGAAAGCAATTATGAAACCTCAAGCAGCAGGATTATCTGACGCTGATATTCAAGCTATTGCTGATTTTATTGTTAAATAA
- a CDS encoding c-type cytochrome, producing the protein MKRVIFLTTILASVAFANPYAKCVACHGANGEKVALGKSKVIKDMTKAEIIESLHGYKNGTYGGALKGMMKGQVNNLSDEDIKAIANQIGK; encoded by the coding sequence ATGAAAAGAGTAATTTTTCTAACAACAATCTTAGCTTCTGTTGCTTTTGCTAATCCTTATGCTAAATGTGTAGCATGTCATGGGGCAAATGGAGAGAAAGTTGCATTAGGCAAATCAAAAGTTATTAAAGATATGACAAAAGCAGAAATAATCGAATCATTACATGGATATAAAAATGGTACTTATGGAGGAGCTTTAAAAGGTATGATGAAAGGTCAGGTTAATAATTTAAGTGATGAAGATATAAAAGCTATAGCGAATCAAATAGGTAAGTAA
- a CDS encoding AMP-binding protein translates to MSINCIRALIEDANLSHPDKIAIKHDDKSITYKELFTKVNQVAFYLNELDLPKGSRIGIYSKKSIDQVIAILAILSTNYVLVPLTRLLKSEQVEYIINDCDIRCIITDRIKLESIEEIAFDGHIISYETTHKDIASFEEIFKYYNKPYTCEVNGHDNAVITYSFGLTGTPKGIVISHRNLIDSARVVSQYLKLEEDDVLSGILIFNLDYGLNQIFCSLYKRATLALHRFILPGDFFNHLINDEVTVVALMPVTITSMFDEDEHRLPSPELLSNIKTITSSGGNVTLKMVQKVKKYFQNVEFYSMHGLTEAFRSTYLEPSQINIRPESIGKAIPGVELYVVNEEGKECKPREVGELIHRGGYIYKGFWNAPEETSQRFKSIQILKDVINLEGQLRDEIVVATGDYVYKDEEGYFYFVSRRDDMIKTRGFRVSPLEIESVVRKNLPTIEQCAIFSIPNAEIEEEIVMVYSSRSELAPKEITFELKKHLASYMIPTKIIYKKSLPLVPSDRNKINKEDLKAELLDTLN, encoded by the coding sequence ATGTCAATTAATTGTATTAGAGCACTTATAGAAGATGCAAACTTATCACATCCTGATAAGATTGCAATTAAACATGATGATAAGAGTATTACATATAAAGAGCTTTTTACAAAGGTAAATCAAGTAGCCTTTTATCTAAATGAATTAGATCTTCCAAAAGGGAGTAGAATTGGAATTTATTCTAAAAAAAGTATTGACCAAGTTATAGCAATACTTGCCATTTTATCTACCAATTATGTACTTGTACCACTTACAAGACTCCTTAAAAGTGAACAAGTTGAGTATATTATTAATGATTGTGATATTAGATGTATTATAACTGATAGAATCAAACTTGAATCTATTGAAGAGATTGCTTTTGATGGACATATAATCTCTTATGAAACTACACATAAAGATATTGCATCTTTTGAAGAGATATTTAAATACTATAATAAACCTTATACATGTGAGGTAAATGGTCACGATAATGCTGTTATCACTTATTCATTTGGACTTACAGGAACCCCAAAAGGTATTGTTATATCACACAGAAATCTAATTGATAGTGCAAGAGTAGTTTCTCAATATCTAAAATTAGAAGAAGATGATGTATTATCAGGGATATTGATTTTTAATTTAGATTATGGATTAAATCAAATTTTTTGTTCTTTATACAAAAGAGCAACTTTAGCTTTACATAGGTTTATTTTACCAGGAGATTTTTTCAATCATTTAATTAATGATGAAGTTACAGTAGTTGCACTAATGCCTGTAACTATTACATCTATGTTTGATGAAGATGAACACAGGCTTCCAAGTCCTGAGTTATTATCAAATATTAAAACAATCACTTCTTCAGGTGGTAATGTAACATTAAAAATGGTACAAAAAGTGAAGAAATACTTTCAAAATGTTGAATTTTATTCTATGCATGGTTTAACAGAAGCCTTTAGATCAACATATTTAGAACCTTCTCAAATAAATATTAGACCAGAGTCTATTGGAAAAGCAATTCCAGGAGTAGAACTTTATGTGGTTAATGAAGAGGGGAAAGAGTGTAAACCAAGGGAAGTTGGAGAGCTTATCCATAGAGGTGGATATATCTACAAAGGTTTCTGGAATGCTCCTGAAGAGACTTCTCAAAGATTTAAATCTATACAAATTCTAAAAGATGTAATTAACCTAGAGGGACAATTAAGAGATGAGATAGTTGTTGCAACTGGTGATTATGTATATAAAGATGAAGAGGGATATTTTTATTTTGTTTCAAGACGTGATGATATGATTAAAACTAGAGGTTTTAGAGTTAGTCCACTTGAGATAGAATCTGTTGTAAGAAAAAATCTTCCAACTATAGAACAATGCGCAATATTCTCTATTCCAAATGCTGAAATAGAAGAAGAGATTGTGATGGTATATAGTTCAAGAAGTGAATTAGCTCCTAAAGAGATCACTTTTGAATTAAAAAAACACCTTGCTTCGTATATGATTCCAACAAAGATTATTTATAAAAAATCTCTACCTTTAGTTCCTAGTGATAGGAATAAAATCAACAAAGAAGATTTAAAAGCTGAACTTTTAGATACTTTAAATTAG
- a CDS encoding glutamate mutase L, which yields MSEINEKLLIDVGSTYFKVCTPQKVEQHFRDFNKDIFDDLTYKCGDTIHNYKKDDVFICSSANGGLSTLIIGITNSFSLKFATNIAFNSGINIIDTVLYKDIENTSVPSDMIDVVILVGGIDSVSNIFDEKLFSYLEKINYSNIVYVGSKQDSSYLQENIENLVVLPNIITDRLHVEEEHLKEYLTNLYQADIMGKEDIKHLYEITSNQIYSTPYIVNKTLPIVGTKFAVANPFILIDIGGATTDIHYSKDLVDENMVTENEYDRLVFKKLGVYKSKESLIFAAKNNEFVYELLAHLKVTENIFDENSEKATRILMQLAIFLVLCKVSSFRKAYINLKLLSLNSIVLTGGITKVLKKEEIEDIVSFFYKKILNSGHNPAVVMDLNYDIWTLGMNKGE from the coding sequence ATGAGTGAAATAAATGAAAAACTATTAATAGATGTGGGAAGTACATATTTTAAAGTGTGTACTCCTCAAAAAGTGGAACAACATTTTAGAGATTTCAATAAAGATATTTTTGATGATTTAACTTACAAATGTGGTGATACAATCCATAATTATAAAAAAGATGATGTTTTTATCTGTTCATCTGCTAATGGTGGATTAAGTACTTTAATTATAGGAATTACAAACTCTTTTTCATTAAAGTTTGCTACAAATATTGCTTTTAACTCTGGTATTAATATTATAGATACAGTTTTATACAAAGATATTGAAAACACATCTGTTCCTAGTGATATGATTGATGTTGTAATCCTTGTTGGTGGAATTGATTCAGTCTCAAATATATTTGATGAAAAACTTTTTTCTTATTTAGAAAAAATAAATTACTCAAATATAGTTTATGTTGGAAGTAAACAAGATAGTTCTTATTTACAGGAAAATATTGAGAATCTAGTTGTTTTACCAAATATTATAACTGATAGACTTCATGTTGAAGAGGAGCATTTAAAAGAGTATTTAACAAACCTTTATCAAGCTGATATTATGGGTAAAGAGGATATTAAACACCTTTATGAAATCACTTCAAACCAAATCTACTCTACTCCATATATTGTAAATAAAACTCTTCCAATTGTTGGTACTAAATTTGCTGTTGCAAATCCATTTATTTTAATAGATATTGGTGGAGCTACAACAGATATTCATTATTCAAAAGATTTAGTTGATGAAAATATGGTAACTGAGAATGAATATGATAGATTAGTATTTAAAAAACTTGGTGTTTATAAATCAAAAGAATCTTTAATTTTTGCAGCAAAAAACAATGAATTTGTATATGAGCTTTTGGCACATTTAAAAGTAACTGAAAATATTTTTGATGAAAATAGTGAAAAAGCAACAAGAATTTTAATGCAACTTGCGATATTCTTAGTACTATGTAAAGTTTCTAGTTTCAGAAAAGCTTATATAAATTTAAAACTTTTATCTTTAAATTCTATTGTTTTAACAGGTGGAATTACAAAAGTATTAAAAAAAGAAGAGATAGAAGATATTGTTTCATTCTTCTATAAAAAAATATTAAACTCAGGCCATAACCCAGCTGTTGTAATGGATTTAAATTACGATATCTGGACTTTGGGTATGAATAAAGGAGAGTAG
- a CDS encoding methylaspartate mutase, whose protein sequence is MSLLQEERKIILGNEYVDNFDFAEVEEFVKNASKDLFISHNFKTKNKMLVQPRGGFPTYNKMFALYEFFDKANVDVLPCTIDSNTRLNDYATSEKMLRLSEESEVDMLNGYPLINHGYRTTRKMMTHFNKPISLRHGTPDARLLIETAIASGIFEIEGGPITYLLPYSKNFPLDKAFLYWKYVERVCANYSKLNEPINRESFGPLTATLVPPCITIVIQLLEMLLSLEEGVKSFSVSFSQSGSVNQDIVMGNVIRKLAKYYANEIDCGDAQIHLVYHQWMGAFPEDQNYATQLISMSTAIASMVGADKIITKTKQEASGIPTKEANAETVANTQYLLRILSGLPKIVDEEEEEILTAEVMAIMEAVFNDNADTLWRKVFNSIKNGIIDVPFSPHIINHNNMITIRDKNKNIRIIDRGKVPIPDKCFEYERSKCDLTKDTTSIVNDIIHDIGIMQ, encoded by the coding sequence ATGAGTTTATTACAAGAAGAAAGAAAAATCATATTAGGTAATGAATATGTAGATAATTTTGATTTTGCAGAAGTTGAAGAGTTTGTTAAAAACGCTTCAAAAGATCTTTTTATCTCTCATAATTTTAAAACAAAAAACAAAATGCTTGTACAACCTAGGGGTGGGTTTCCAACATATAATAAAATGTTTGCACTTTATGAATTTTTTGATAAAGCAAACGTAGACGTATTACCATGTACAATTGACTCAAATACAAGACTTAATGATTATGCAACTTCAGAAAAGATGTTAAGACTTAGTGAAGAGAGTGAAGTTGATATGCTAAATGGTTATCCATTGATTAATCATGGGTATAGAACAACAAGAAAAATGATGACTCATTTTAATAAACCTATATCTTTAAGACATGGAACTCCTGATGCTAGACTTTTAATTGAAACAGCAATTGCTTCGGGAATTTTTGAAATAGAAGGTGGTCCAATCACTTACCTTTTACCCTACTCTAAAAACTTTCCATTAGATAAAGCATTTTTATACTGGAAATATGTAGAAAGAGTATGTGCAAACTATTCAAAACTAAATGAACCAATAAACAGAGAATCTTTTGGTCCTTTAACAGCAACATTAGTTCCACCATGCATTACTATTGTAATACAACTTTTAGAGATGTTATTATCACTTGAAGAGGGAGTTAAATCTTTCTCTGTATCATTTTCTCAAAGTGGTTCAGTGAATCAAGATATTGTAATGGGTAATGTTATTAGAAAACTTGCAAAATATTATGCAAACGAGATTGATTGTGGTGATGCGCAAATCCATTTAGTATATCACCAATGGATGGGAGCATTTCCTGAAGATCAAAACTATGCTACTCAACTAATTAGTATGAGTACAGCTATTGCTTCAATGGTTGGAGCTGATAAGATTATTACAAAAACTAAACAAGAAGCATCAGGTATTCCAACAAAAGAAGCAAATGCTGAAACAGTTGCAAATACTCAATATCTACTTAGAATTTTAAGTGGTTTACCTAAAATTGTTGATGAAGAGGAAGAAGAGATATTAACAGCAGAAGTTATGGCAATAATGGAAGCTGTATTCAATGATAATGCAGATACATTATGGAGAAAAGTATTTAACTCTATTAAAAATGGAATTATAGATGTTCCTTTCTCTCCACATATTATTAACCACAACAATATGATTACAATTAGAGATAAAAATAAAAATATTAGAATCATAGATAGAGGAAAAGTTCCTATTCCTGACAAATGTTTTGAATATGAAAGATCTAAATGTGACTTAACAAAAGATACAACATCAATTGTTAATGATATTATCCATGATATAGGGATTATGCAATGA
- the glmS gene encoding methylaspartate mutase subunit S, whose protein sequence is MKVVTGVVGNDIHVVANRLIELSLQARGFEVFNLGVNTYLEEFVDAVIETNADILLISSLNGEAEGWCREVKVLKAKYGSLLDNVVFMIGGNLVVGTGNADDIVPRFKNYGFDLVFHQVDLNTGLDELEKFLKENKK, encoded by the coding sequence ATGAAAGTAGTAACAGGAGTAGTAGGTAACGATATCCATGTCGTTGCTAATAGACTAATTGAACTATCACTACAAGCTAGAGGCTTTGAGGTATTTAACTTAGGAGTTAATACATATCTTGAAGAGTTTGTTGATGCAGTGATTGAAACAAATGCAGATATATTATTAATATCATCTTTAAATGGTGAGGCAGAGGGTTGGTGTAGAGAAGTAAAAGTTCTTAAAGCTAAATATGGTTCTCTTTTAGACAATGTAGTATTTATGATTGGTGGGAATCTAGTTGTTGGTACAGGGAATGCTGACGATATTGTTCCAAGATTTAAAAATTATGGTTTTGATTTAGTATTCCATCAAGTTGATTTAAATACTGGACTAGATGAATTAGAAAAATTTCTGAAAGAGAATAAAAAATGA
- a CDS encoding HAMP domain-containing sensor histidine kinase, whose product MEKRFFKELLNNTIEGILIIKDGFIEDINNSMLNILDYKDKNEVVGKLATGILIPNVQKKYLEYNNEVFEEVSLVSKNAKIVPAIIKIKDIDFKDEVYKLVFIQNLTELKKKEMLLLEQSRMAAMGEMISMIAHQWRQPLSSIAAATSNLKFRVNLEKYEKDVFNKKLTDIDKYLNYMSTTIDDFRNFFKTKKEKEAVSLDEVIDNSLEMIEKAFENNNIKIINNKKNLPKIYIFKNELLQVILNVFNNSKDAFKEQKIKSNAFVTVDYKDEDYYQIIEVSDNAGGIREEILDKIFDPYFSTKDKKNGTGIGLYMCKIILEKHCDGQITASNIPNGACFRIKIAK is encoded by the coding sequence ATGGAAAAGAGATTTTTTAAAGAGCTTTTAAACAATACCATTGAGGGTATATTAATTATAAAAGATGGTTTTATTGAAGATATAAACAATTCCATGTTAAATATTCTTGATTATAAAGATAAAAATGAAGTTGTAGGTAAACTTGCTACGGGGATACTAATACCAAATGTACAAAAAAAATATTTAGAATACAATAATGAGGTTTTTGAAGAGGTATCACTTGTCTCTAAAAATGCGAAAATTGTTCCTGCCATTATTAAAATAAAAGATATAGATTTTAAAGATGAAGTTTATAAATTAGTATTTATACAAAATTTAACTGAATTAAAAAAGAAAGAGATGTTGTTATTAGAACAATCAAGAATGGCAGCTATGGGTGAAATGATATCAATGATTGCCCATCAATGGAGGCAACCTTTATCATCAATTGCAGCAGCTACTTCAAATCTTAAATTTAGAGTAAATTTAGAAAAGTATGAAAAAGATGTTTTTAATAAGAAACTAACAGATATTGATAAATATCTAAATTATATGTCAACAACAATAGATGATTTTAGAAATTTTTTTAAAACAAAAAAAGAGAAAGAAGCAGTTAGTTTAGATGAAGTTATTGACAACAGCTTGGAGATGATAGAAAAAGCATTTGAAAACAATAATATTAAAATTATCAATAATAAAAAGAATTTGCCTAAAATATATATTTTTAAAAATGAGTTATTACAAGTTATTTTAAATGTATTTAATAATTCAAAAGATGCTTTTAAAGAACAAAAAATAAAATCTAATGCTTTTGTAACAGTAGATTATAAAGATGAAGATTATTATCAAATAATAGAGGTGTCTGATAATGCAGGTGGAATAAGAGAAGAGATTCTTGATAAGATTTTTGATCCATATTTTTCTACAAAAGACAAAAAAAATGGTACTGGTATTGGTCTTTATATGTGTAAAATAATTCTTGAAAAACATTGTGATGGACAAATAACTGCAAGTAATATTCCAAATGGTGCATGTTTTAGAATTAAAATTGCTAAATAG
- a CDS encoding response regulator transcription factor gives MVDYVLFEKYAKDIKVLFVEDDENIIKETSELLGLIFNHVDIARDGKEGIEKYLLFRQENDSYYDLVITDIKMPNMDGIEMSKLIYKENKEQLLIVLSAHSETKYLLELVNIGISHFITKPLIYDSFVHVLYTKLKEYYESHNTIQKEFSPILRINENLSWNKESNELLKENEPVKLTRKELLLLEILFKYCEKTHTVDEILNFIWADDSNTAPDISNLKNIISRLRKKIPELDIENVYGFGYRINLK, from the coding sequence ATGGTTGATTATGTATTGTTTGAAAAATATGCTAAAGATATAAAAGTTCTTTTTGTTGAAGATGATGAAAATATTATAAAAGAGACTTCTGAACTTTTAGGTTTAATTTTCAATCATGTTGATATAGCAAGAGATGGAAAAGAAGGAATTGAAAAATATTTACTATTTAGACAAGAAAATGATTCTTATTATGATTTAGTTATAACTGATATTAAAATGCCAAATATGGATGGTATTGAAATGTCTAAATTAATATACAAAGAGAATAAAGAACAACTTTTAATAGTATTATCAGCGCACAGTGAAACTAAATATCTTTTAGAATTAGTAAATATTGGAATCTCTCATTTTATAACAAAACCTTTAATATATGATAGTTTTGTTCATGTTTTATATACAAAGTTAAAAGAATATTATGAGTCACATAATACAATACAAAAAGAGTTTTCACCTATCTTGAGAATAAATGAAAACCTTTCTTGGAATAAAGAATCAAATGAACTATTAAAAGAGAATGAGCCTGTTAAATTGACAAGAAAAGAATTACTACTTTTAGAAATACTATTTAAATATTGCGAAAAAACCCATACGGTAGATGAAATATTAAATTTTATTTGGGCAGATGATTCAAATACTGCACCTGATATTTCAAACTTAAAAAACATAATTTCTAGATTAAGAAAAAAAATTCCTGAGCTCGATATTGAAAATGTTTATGGTTTTGGATACAGAATTAACCTAAAATAA
- a CDS encoding response regulator, which translates to MDFKDFTVLYVEDEGVIRSNVEKCLNYVFNVLVAKDGQEGLELFNNNKVDLIITDVYMPEKDGITMLSDIKEINPSVPCIVTSAYDPKLFDQSCAFESCDYISKPFDIKELLNNCLKSLEVM; encoded by the coding sequence ATGGATTTTAAAGATTTTACAGTCCTTTATGTAGAAGATGAAGGTGTTATTAGATCAAATGTAGAAAAATGTTTAAACTATGTGTTTAATGTTTTAGTTGCAAAAGATGGACAAGAGGGATTAGAACTTTTTAACAACAATAAAGTTGATTTGATTATTACTGATGTATATATGCCAGAAAAAGATGGTATAACTATGTTATCAGATATTAAAGAGATCAACCCAAGTGTTCCTTGTATAGTTACATCAGCTTATGATCCTAAACTATTTGATCAATCTTGTGCATTTGAGTCGTGTGATTATATTAGTAAACCTTTTGATATAAAAGAGTTATTAAATAATTGTCTTAAGTCATTAGAGGTAATGTAG
- a CDS encoding gamma carbonic anhydrase family protein: MLMKFKEFYPKVDPTAWVAHSADVIGDVEIGENSSVWFQCVIRSDVNSVRIGKNSNIQDLSMIHTDVDTQTIIGDNVTIGHKVMLHGCKIENNCLIGMSATILDNAVIGEGSIVGANSLVTSGKVFPPKSLIMGSPAKVVKQLTDEDVEKLIKHAQHYVEYKNEYT, from the coding sequence ATGTTAATGAAATTTAAAGAATTTTACCCAAAAGTTGATCCAACTGCTTGGGTTGCACATAGTGCTGATGTTATAGGTGATGTAGAGATAGGAGAAAATTCATCAGTATGGTTTCAATGTGTTATAAGATCGGATGTTAATAGTGTTAGAATTGGAAAAAATTCAAACATTCAAGACCTATCAATGATTCACACAGATGTTGATACTCAGACAATTATAGGGGATAATGTTACTATTGGTCATAAGGTTATGCTTCATGGCTGTAAAATTGAAAATAATTGTTTAATTGGAATGAGTGCAACTATTTTAGATAATGCTGTTATTGGTGAAGGTTCAATTGTGGGAGCTAATTCTCTTGTTACTTCAGGAAAAGTATTTCCACCTAAAAGTTTAATTATGGGAAGTCCTGCAAAAGTTGTTAAGCAATTAACAGATGAGGATGTAGAAAAACTTATAAAACATGCCCAACACTATGTTGAATATAAAAATGAGTATACCTAA